In Zea mays cultivar B73 chromosome 7, Zm-B73-REFERENCE-NAM-5.0, whole genome shotgun sequence, the following proteins share a genomic window:
- the LOC100281216 gene encoding UDP-N-acetylglucosamine--dolichyl-phosphate N-acetylglucosaminephosphotransferase has translation MAVRRRTAAAAAGDPPPQAPPADEAAAVAPDEPVLRAPNLRVAAVAAALFLAPFSYLAFVHYSLTADLQRSILKCGAMSLVGFCVALKLIPIAARYHLRRRMFGYDINKKGLPTGQIKVPEALGLVVGIVYLVIAIIFQQFHYAPDSIWLVEYNAALTSICFMILLGFVDDVLDVPWRVKLALPTFAALPLLMAYAGGTSIIIPKPLTPYVGLTVLELGLFYKLFMLLLAVFCTNSINIHAGLNGLEVGQTVVISAAVLIHNVMRIASSTDIETQQAHEFSIYLVLPFLTISLALLAFNWYPSIVFVGDTYTYFAGMALAVIGILGHFSETLLLFFLPQVLNFLCSVPQLFHFVPCPRHRLPRFDPGAGLLTGTKDGNLVNIFLRLFGKCSERALCIRLLIFQALCCVFCFWLRHMLTGWYK, from the exons ATGGCCGTCCGCCGCAGGACCGCGGCGGCCGCTGCCGGGGACCCGCCTCCGCAGGCGCCACCGGCAGAtgaggcggcggcggtggcaccAGACGAACCGGTCCTCCGGGCGCCGAACCTGCGCGTGGCCGCTGTGGCAGCGGCGCTCTTCCTCGCGCCCTTCTCGTACCTCGCGTTCGTGCACTACTCCCTGACCGCCGATCTGCAGCGATCCATCCTCAAATGCGGCGCCATGAGCCTCGTTGGGTTCTGCGTCGCGCTCAAGCTCATCCCTATCGCGGCCCGCTACCACCTCCGCCGCCGTATGTTCGGCTACGACATCAACAAGAAAGGCTTGCCTACGGGTCAAATCAAAGT GCCTGAGGCACTAGGCCTTGTTGTGGGGATTGTCTATTTGGTCATTGCTATTATATTTCAGCAGTTTCACTATGCCCCAGACTCCATT TGGCTTGTTGAATATAATGCAGCATTGACATCCATCTGCTTTATGATTCTTCTTGGATTTGTTGATGATGTTCTTGATGTTCCATGGAGAGT GAAATTGGCGCTGCCAACATTTGCAGCACTCCCATTGTTGATGGCATATGCTGGTGGCACTTCCATCATCATTCCAAAGCCTTTAACCCCTTATGTTGGGCTAACAGTTTTGGAGCTAG GTTTATTTTACAAGCTATTCATGCTCTTGTTAGCAGTCTTTTGTACAAACTCGATAAATATACATGCTGGCCTAAATGGACTTGAAGTTGGGCAGACAGTTGTTATATCTGCGGCG GTTTTGATACATAATGTAATGCGCATAGCATCTTCTACAGATATTGAAACTCAGCAAGCTCATGAATTCTCTATTTATCTTGTCTTGCCATTCCTAACCATTTCATTAGCTCTGCTAGCTTTTAACTG GTATCCTTCAATTGTTTTTGTTGGTGATACCTACACCTATTTTGCTGGAATGGCTTTGGCTGTGATAGGAATTTTGGGACATTTCAG CGAGACGTTGTTGCTCTTCTTTTTACCTCAAGTTCTTAATTTCCTGTGTTCGGTCCCACAG CTCTTTCACTTTGTTCCTTGCCCAAGACATAGGTTGCCGAG GTTTGATCCTGGAGCGGGTCTGTTGACTGGTACCAAAGATGGGAATCTGGTTAACATATTCCTTAGGTTATTTGGAAAGTGCTCAGAGAGGGCCCTTTGCATAAGGCTCCTTATTTTCCAG GCTCTATGTTGCGTATTCTGCTTCTGGCTAAGGCACATGCTCACCGGATGGTACAAGTGA